A region from the Candidatus Zixiibacteriota bacterium genome encodes:
- the efp gene encoding elongation factor P, with amino-acid sequence MMISPNDFRKGLKLMFEGSPYYIVDFQHVKMGRGRPHVKAKMKHLITGQVIEKSFLTTESFDPPDLEMRTMQYLYVQGDEYTFMDSSSYDQVTIDAEHLGEGRWFLMENHEYNILFFEGKPISLELPASVVLKVTQSEPAVKGDSVSNIMKPATLETGLQIKVPLFVKEGDMVRVDTRTSEYLERAT; translated from the coding sequence ATGATGATTTCTCCCAATGACTTTCGAAAGGGACTGAAGCTGATGTTCGAAGGGTCCCCCTATTATATTGTCGATTTTCAGCATGTCAAAATGGGCCGGGGGAGACCGCATGTGAAAGCCAAAATGAAACACTTAATCACCGGCCAGGTGATTGAAAAGTCATTTCTGACTACAGAGAGTTTTGACCCGCCCGATTTGGAGATGCGCACTATGCAATATCTTTATGTCCAGGGCGATGAATATACTTTCATGGATTCTTCAAGTTATGACCAGGTGACTATTGACGCCGAGCATCTGGGTGAAGGTCGATGGTTCCTGATGGAGAATCATGAATACAATATTCTTTTCTTTGAAGGCAAGCCGATATCGCTGGAGCTTCCGGCCTCGGTGGTCCTGAAAGTGACGCAGTCGGAACCGGCGGTAAAGGGGGACTCGGTTTCAAATATAATGAAGCCGGCAACCTTGGAGACGGGTCTTCAGATAAAAGTCCCTCTCTTTGTCAAAGAAGGGGATATGGTCCGGGTAGATACGAGAACCAGCGAATATCTGGAACGGGCTACTTGA
- a CDS encoding ATP-binding protein, with protein MKLKSNGFRHEIQLGLALIILVLVVLNIASHYALYRAKESLADRNLDVLSEAAIQVANLLNESGGAPLSPQNEEEVIDDYDLKAVQVLPLYYETVLEIQRGEFTDTNFIRLGREINAGQMAPLLKNHPVTLHTSGNPETLFLFPAESMGSKYIIAISREDALLASLESAGKVLVLYGVLAVAAILFISVKFVHLIIRPFDRLREEAAKSGRLESSEGDEVAGLVRSYEKIISEMRANEQELVRLNDIIQKRAADLEIYNNHILHSIPSGIITLDIKCRIITANRSAGQLLNVSETELIGTDYRTGLAFSQGLREALERFQQGEKVNQETAIITTSEGNSRTVQVSISRLKDTAGEDIGAAVIFNDQTEFLKIRDELEINRRMALLGEMSGGLAHQLKNSAAAMVGLARLIIRKGGSDESLRENSQMLLKEAMETAELVSRFLDFSRPMQLQIKEFNISDVVEELVRGLREKYPEILMEVNSNTAGEAVIRGDELLLKQALLNLADNGCKAATVSGGKVEIDICDQAGALLLIVRDNGPGIPEDLKDKIFTPFISGTPSGTGLGLPLAMKIVSIHGGGISFESHPHRGTEFHIRLPRRTTGNPVKPHERAALPV; from the coding sequence ATGAAGCTCAAATCGAACGGATTTCGCCACGAGATACAATTAGGTCTGGCGCTAATAATTCTGGTGCTGGTGGTACTGAATATCGCCTCCCATTATGCGCTTTACCGCGCCAAGGAATCGCTTGCCGACCGCAATCTTGATGTTTTGTCGGAAGCGGCAATTCAGGTGGCGAATCTTTTAAATGAGTCCGGCGGTGCCCCCCTTTCTCCCCAAAATGAAGAGGAAGTTATTGATGATTATGACCTGAAAGCAGTGCAGGTCTTGCCTCTCTATTATGAGACCGTACTGGAAATACAGCGGGGGGAATTTACCGACACCAATTTCATAAGGCTGGGGCGGGAGATTAACGCTGGTCAGATGGCGCCCCTGCTTAAGAACCATCCGGTGACACTTCACACCAGCGGCAATCCCGAGACTCTTTTCCTGTTTCCGGCGGAGAGTATGGGGTCGAAATATATTATTGCGATTAGTCGGGAGGATGCCCTTCTGGCGTCTCTGGAAAGCGCCGGAAAAGTGCTGGTTCTCTACGGCGTCCTGGCGGTCGCGGCAATACTTTTTATCTCTGTCAAGTTTGTGCATCTGATTATTAGACCTTTTGACCGGCTTCGGGAGGAGGCAGCCAAAAGCGGACGGCTGGAGAGTTCTGAAGGGGATGAAGTCGCCGGTCTGGTGCGGTCGTATGAAAAAATCATAAGTGAAATGAGAGCCAATGAGCAGGAGCTGGTGCGCCTCAATGATATCATCCAGAAGCGGGCAGCCGACCTGGAAATATATAATAATCATATACTGCATTCGATTCCATCAGGAATAATAACCCTCGACATTAAGTGCCGCATAATAACCGCCAACCGCTCGGCCGGACAGCTTTTAAATGTCTCTGAAACCGAATTGATAGGCACTGATTACCGCACGGGGCTGGCTTTTTCGCAAGGACTAAGGGAGGCGCTGGAGAGATTCCAGCAAGGAGAAAAAGTCAATCAGGAAACCGCCATTATTACTACTTCAGAGGGAAACAGCCGCACGGTGCAGGTTTCCATATCTCGCCTGAAAGATACCGCCGGCGAAGATATCGGGGCCGCCGTCATTTTCAATGACCAAACGGAATTTTTGAAGATACGAGACGAGCTGGAAATAAACCGCCGAATGGCTCTTCTGGGCGAAATGTCGGGGGGACTGGCGCATCAACTGAAGAATTCGGCAGCGGCGATGGTTGGTCTGGCGCGGCTAATTATCAGAAAAGGGGGAAGCGACGAATCGCTCAGAGAGAATAGCCAGATGCTTCTCAAAGAGGCGATGGAAACGGCCGAACTGGTCAGCCGTTTCCTCGATTTTTCGCGACCGATGCAACTGCAGATTAAGGAATTCAATATCAGTGACGTCGTTGAAGAACTTGTCAGGGGATTGCGCGAAAAATATCCCGAAATTCTGATGGAAGTCAACTCGAATACGGCCGGAGAAGCGGTCATCAGAGGGGATGAACTTCTTCTGAAGCAGGCGCTACTGAATTTAGCAGACAACGGCTGCAAGGCGGCGACAGTTTCCGGTGGAAAGGTGGAGATAGATATCTGTGACCAGGCCGGGGCTCTCCTCCTTATTGTCCGTGACAATGGTCCGGGAATACCGGAAGATTTGAAGGATAAGATTTTTACTCCGTTCATATCGGGGACCCCGTCCGGTACCGGGCTGGGGCTTCCTCTGGCGATGAAGATTGTCTCCATTCATGGGGGAGGGATTTCGTTTGAGTCCCACCCTCATCGCGGCACCGAATTCCATATCAGACTTCCCAGGAGAACGACCGGAAATCCGGTTAAGCCTCACGAAAGAGCGGCTCTTCCTGTCTGA